From the genome of Streptomyces xanthophaeus:
TCTACGGACCGGGGCAGTTCCGCAACGGGGCCAACGTCTCGGTGGTCGTGCACGAGCTGGCGCACCAGTGGTACGGCGACAGCGTGTCCGTCGAGGGCTGGAAGGACATCTGGATCAACGAGGGCTTCGCCCGCTACAGCCAGTGGCTGTGGTCGGAGAAGGAGGGCGAGGGAACGGCGCAGGAGCTGGCCGACTGGGCCTACGCCCTGCGCCCGGCCGAGGACGCGTTCTGGCAGGTCAAGCCGGGTGACCCGGGTCCGGAGAACCAGTTCCACGGCGCGGTCTACGACCGCGGGGGCATCGCCCTGCAGGCGCTGCGCAACGAGATCGGCGACGAGAAGTTCTTCGAGATCCTGAAGGGCTGGCCGACCGAGCGGGCCTACGGCAACGCCAAGGTCGGGGACTTCGTCCGGTACGCCGAGAAGGTCTCGAACAAGCCCCTCGCGCAGCTCTTCGAGACCTGGCTCTACACCCCGGGCAAGCCGGCGGCCTCGGCCCTCAACCCGTCGGCGGCCAAGCCCTCGGCCCGCTCGCCGCAGCAGACCGCCCCGGCGAAGCCCGCCGCGGAGCCGAGGTCCTGGAAGAAGATCGCGGAGACGAACACGATCCACGACACCGAGCACGGCTCCGGGCACGGCCCCGGGTCCGGCTCCGGGTCCGGCTCCGGGTCCGGCTCCGGGTCCGGCCACCGGCACTGAGTCCGTCTCGGCCCCGCGCACCGCGCACGGGCTCCCGCATCGGTCGGGGGCCCGTGCGTCCCGGGGCCGTCAGCGGCCTCCCGCATGCCACGCGGCCCGCGCCCGGTAGGCGATGGGCAGGTACCGCAGCCGCTCCGGCAGCAGCGGTACGAGGAGCCGTACGGCCGTGCTGAACCGCCGGAGCGTGCGCTCCTGGGCCGCGCTCCACTCCAGCCCGATCGCGGCGCGCGCCTCGGGCGGCATGTATCCGACGGTGACGAAGGCCCGTAGGCGCAGGAACGCGGCCCGCAGCACCGGCCAGGTGAGCCTCAGCAGCAGGCGCACGGCGGGCGAGCCGGCCTCCGGCCGGGGCAGGCGCACCTCGGTGGAGATCAGCTCGCGGGCGACGGCGGTGGGCTCGATCTCCTCGGCCAGCATCCGGCCCCAGTAGGTCCAGTACTCCTCGATGCTCTGCGGCATGTCCCGGTCGTGCAGGCCGAGGATCCGCCCCACCTGGAGCCACTCCTGGTAGAGCTGCCGCTCCTGGGCGGGGGTGAAGCGGCGCAGCAGGTAGCGCCCGGCGTACAGGTAGACCGGGAAGCCGGTGGCGTGCACCCAGGCGTAGCAGGCGGGGTCGAGGGAGTGGTAGCGGCGGCCCCGGGTGTCGGTGCCCTGGATGTCCTTGTGCAGGCGGCGCACCCGGCGGCCCTCCTCGGCCGCCTCCTCCCCGCCGTACACCCACAGCTGGACCGAGCGCAGGGAGCGCTCGCCGCGGCCCCAGGGGTCGGTGCGGAAGACGGAGTACTCGTCGACGCCGGCCGCGATCGCAGGGTGGGCGACCTGCATGGTGAAGGCGGCGGGCAGCATCAGCAGGGCCCTGACGTCGCCTGCGATGGTCCACAGCACCCCGCCGGGCGGGGGCGGCACGGGGTCGGTGCGGCGCGTGGCCGCAGGTCGGGCGGGGTGCGCCGAGTCCGTCTTCGTCATATGACAAGTATGCGAGCACCGGACGGCCGTCTCACGGACAGAAAGTCTCTGCACGGGTGTTACCCAGAGGTAACTGCTGCTGCTTGTATGACGGCGTCGATCTTCCCCCGCAGGAATGATGGAGACCTTCATGCTGCTTTCCTCGCCCCGCTCGCGTCGCGCCGCCGCCACGGCCGTCGCCGCGGTCGCCGCGGGCGCACTGGCCGCCGCCACCGCGCCGGCCGCCTCGGCCGCGGAGACCGCCGCCGCCCCGCGGCTCAGCGTCCTGTCGTACAACGTGTTCCTGATGAGCAAGAACCTGTACCCGAACTGGGGCCAGGACCACCGGGCCGCCGAGATCCCCAAGGCCTCCTTCTACCAGGGCCACGACGTGGTCGTGCTCCAGGAGGCCTTCGACAACAGCGCCTCGGACGCGCTGAAGGCGAACTCCGCCGCGCAGTACCCGTACCAGACCCCGGTCGTCGGCCGCAGCAAGAGCGGCTGGGACGCCACGGGCGGCGCGTACTCCGCCACCACCCCGGAGGACGGCGGGGTCACGATCCTCAGCAAGTGGCCGATCGTCCGCAAGGAGCAGGTCGTCTACAAGGACGCCTGCGGCGCCGACTGGTGGTCCAACAAGGGCTTCGCCTACGTCGTCCTGAACGTGAACGGCACCAAGGTGCACGTGGTCGGCACGCACGCGCAGTCCACCGACCCGGGCTGCGGCGCGGGCGAGGCGGCGGAGATGCGGGCCCGTCAGTTCCGGGCCGTGGACGCCTTCCTGGACGGCAAGAACATCCCGGCGAACGAGCAGGTCATCGTGGCGGGCGACCTCAACGTCGACTCGCGCACCCCCGAGTACGCGAGCCTGCTCGCGAACGCCGACCTCGCCGGCTCCGACAGCCGCACGGGGCACCCGTACTCCTTCGACACCGCGCTCAACTCGATAGCGAACTACCGCTACCCGACCGACCCGCGCGAGGACCTGGACTACGTCCTCTACCGCAAGGGCAACGCCCGCCCGGCGGGCTGGGAGAACAACGTGGTCAAGGAGCAGTCGGCCCCCTGGACGGTCTCCAGCTGGGGCACCTCGTACACCTACACCAACCTCTCCGACCACTACCCGCTGATCGGACGCTAGGCCGTATCCGCGAAGCAGCACCGGCCGGGACCCCTCCGACGGGCCCCGGCCGGATCTCCACGCCGTCTGCAGCTACTTGATGTTGTGGGAGAACAGATCGTGCCCGCAGTTGCCGCAGTCCTCGGGGTCGTCGGAGTGGCCGGAGTGGCCGAACGTGAACCCCTGGCAGGTGCAGATGAGGCAGTTGGTCGCTCCTGACCCGTTCGTGAGGCCCACGGCATCCATGCGGGCACGAGCCTGCCTGTGCACCTCACGGAGTTGCGCCCGCACCTCTCCTATTTCGGCCCCGTTCTGTTCGAGGACCTTCTTCTGGGCATCCGTCAGGTCCGTTTCGGTGGTCACTGTCCCTCCTCCTCGCAGACGCCGGACAGGATGAAGCACTGCTTCCATCGTCTCCCGACCGGGCGGCAGCGGCATCCGGACCGTCCCGCTCTACCGGACCTCGTGCGGCTCCTCGTACAGGCCGTCGATCAGGGCGCCGTACTTGGCGCGGACCACGCGGCGGCGGAGCTTGAGCGAGGGGGTGAGTTCGCCGGTCTCGGGGCCCCACTCCTCGGTCAGCAGCCGGTAGCGCTTGATCTGCTCGGTGCGGTTGAGGCGGGCGTTGGCCGCCGCCACCGCGCGGGCGATCTCCTCCCGGACGGCGGGGTGCGCGGCGAGTTCGGACGGGGTGGCGGCCTCGATGCCCCGGGCGGTGGCCCAGACCGGGGCCAGTTCCGGGTCCAGGACCAGCAGGGCGACGAGGTAGGAGCGGCCGTCGCCGTGCACCAGGGCCTGGCCGATCAGCGGGTGCTCCTTGACCGTGTTCTCCACCAGGGCGGGCGAGACGTTCTTGCCGTTCGAGGTGATGATCAGTTCCTTCTTGCGGTCGGTCAGCCAGAGGAAGCCGTCCTCGTCGACCCGTCCGATGTCCCCCGTCGGGAACCAGCCCTCGGTGTCCGCGGCGCTCTCCACCGACCCGTCCGGCCGCAGGTAGCCGCCGAAGACGGTCGCCCCGCGGGTGAGGATCTCCCCGTCCTCGGCCAGCTTCAGCTCCAGCCCCTCGATCGGGCGGCCCACCGAGCCGAGCCGGAAGCCGTCCGGGCTGTTGACCGTGCACACGCCCGAGGTCTCGGTGAGCCCCCAGGCGTCCATGATGGTGATGCCCCAGCCGGCCCAGAAGCGGACCACGTCGATCGGCATCGGCGCGGTGGCGCTGGCCGTCCACACCAGCCGGTCCATGCCCGCGAGCCGCAGCAACGGGTCCAGCACCTGCTCCTTGGCCGCGGCGTACGAGGCTTCGAGTGCGGCCGGCACCTCCTCGCCGCGCTCGCGGTGCCCGGCCCGGGCGCGGGCCAGGTCGCCCGCGGCCTCGATGGCTCCGCGCTGCGCCTCGGGGAGCTGCGCGAGGACCGCGCGTACGGAGGCGGCGAGCTTCTCCCACACCCGGGGTACGCCGAAGAACTGCACCGGGTGGAGCTCGCGGACCGCCCCCGACACTGCGGCGGGGTCGGCGCAGAGCCGCACGTGCGAGGCCCGCAGCAGGGGCAGGTAGATCCCGAGGACCCGCTCGGCTATGTGCGCGAAGGGCAGGTAGCAGATGTGCTCGGCGTGCTCGGGCAGGTCCACGTGCCGGTCGAGGCGGATCGCCTGGAGCATGAGGTTGCGGTGGGTCAGCCGTACGCCCTTCGGGTCACCGGTGGTGCCCGAGGTGTAGACGACGGTCAGCGGGTCCTCGGGACGGGTCTCCTGCCAGGCCTTCTCGAAGGCGTCGGTGCGGTGGAGCCTGGCCCCGCCGGCGTACAGGGAGCCGTAGGTGGAGTGCCCGCCGGCCTCTGCGGCCTCGGCCACGACGAGACGCTCCAGCGGCACGTCCGGATCGGCCAGCAGCGGCTCCCAGCGCAGGAGTTCGCGGGCGCCCTCGACGACGGCGATCCGGGCCCGGCTGTGGCGGGCGATGTGGGCGATCTGCTCGGGCGCGGAGGTTCCGTACACGGTGACGGGCACGGCGCCGAGGTGGACGAGGGCGAGGTCGCTGAGCCAGTGCTCAGGGCGGTTGCCCATCATCATCAGCACGTGCTCGCCGCGCTCGACGCCGAGGGCGGTGTATCCGGAGGCGAGGACGGCGACCTGGCGGCGCACCTCCCTCCAGGTGAGGGTCGTCCACTCGGCGGCGCCGGGGCCGGCCCGCCAGGAGAGGGCGGGGAGCTCCCCGTACTCGGAGGCGTTGCGGGCCAGCAGGGCCGGCAGGGTGATCTCTTCGGGTCGTCCGGGCAGTCGCAGGTTCGTGGTCATGGGCAGCTCCTGGCCGTTTCACATCGTTGGTGCGACAGCAATACTGTTGAACCCAAGCTGTGGAGCAGAGAGCGAGGCGCAGACGATGGCCGACCAGGCACCCGAGCCGATGCTCACCGTCGACGAGCTGGCGGCCAGGGCGGGCGTCACCGTGCGCACCGTTCGTTTCTACAGCACCCGCGGGCTTTTGCCCCCTCCCGTGATCGGCCCTCGTCGGGTGGGGCACTACGGGCCGGAACACCTGTCCCGGCTGGCACTGATCGAGGAGCTGCAGCACCAGGGCATGACCCTGTCCGCCATCGAGCGCTATCTGGACGCGCTGCCCGACGATCTGAGCGCCCACGACCTGGCCATCCACCGCGCGATGGTGGCGAGTTGGGCTCCGGACGCGGCCCAGGAGGCATCGCGGGAGGAGCTCGAGAAGCGGGCGGGGCGGAGCCTGTCGGACACCGATGTACGGCGGCTGACGGCGATGAACGTGCTCGCCGCCTCGGGGGACGGGTTCCGGGTGGACGTGGGGCTGCTGCGGCTGGGGGTCGCGCTGCTCGACGTGCCGATCGCCCACGAGACGATCCTGGCGGCGCGCCGGGTGCTGATGGAGCACGCCAGGTCGGCGGCGCACGAGCTGACGGCGCTGTTCCGGGACGAGGTATGGGGGCCGTTCACGGAGGGCGAGAGCGATCCGGAGCGGGTGGAGTCGATGAAGGCGCTGTCGGCGCACATGCAGCCGATGGTGGTCCAGGCGCTGGTGACGGCCTTCCAGCGGTCACTGCGGGAGGAACTGCGGGCCGCCTTCGCCTCGGAGCCGGAGCCGGAACCCGGGGGCTGAACCGGGGGCCGAGCCGCAGCCGGTACCCGGGGCCGAGCCGGAAGGGTGACCGGAGGCGGACGGCGGGCCGCGAGCCGGGCCTGACCGGCAGGACACCACCCAGCGCCCGGTAGTTTGTGGATCATGGCAGTCATTCACCGCACCACCATGTCGCCCGGCAAGCTCGAACTCCTCGCCGGCTGGCTGCCCCTGCGCCCCTGGTACCGGGGTGGCACGGGTGGCCCGCAGCTCTCCAAGGCCGGTGGTTTCCGGCTCGACGACCCCGAGGGTGAGGTGGGCATCGAGTTCATGGTGGTCACCGACACCGCCGGGGACGGGCCG
Proteins encoded in this window:
- a CDS encoding MerR family transcriptional regulator, whose amino-acid sequence is MADQAPEPMLTVDELAARAGVTVRTVRFYSTRGLLPPPVIGPRRVGHYGPEHLSRLALIEELQHQGMTLSAIERYLDALPDDLSAHDLAIHRAMVASWAPDAAQEASREELEKRAGRSLSDTDVRRLTAMNVLAASGDGFRVDVGLLRLGVALLDVPIAHETILAARRVLMEHARSAAHELTALFRDEVWGPFTEGESDPERVESMKALSAHMQPMVVQALVTAFQRSLREELRAAFASEPEPEPGG
- the sph gene encoding sphingomyelin phosphodiesterase; protein product: MLLSSPRSRRAAATAVAAVAAGALAAATAPAASAAETAAAPRLSVLSYNVFLMSKNLYPNWGQDHRAAEIPKASFYQGHDVVVLQEAFDNSASDALKANSAAQYPYQTPVVGRSKSGWDATGGAYSATTPEDGGVTILSKWPIVRKEQVVYKDACGADWWSNKGFAYVVLNVNGTKVHVVGTHAQSTDPGCGAGEAAEMRARQFRAVDAFLDGKNIPANEQVIVAGDLNVDSRTPEYASLLANADLAGSDSRTGHPYSFDTALNSIANYRYPTDPREDLDYVLYRKGNARPAGWENNVVKEQSAPWTVSSWGTSYTYTNLSDHYPLIGR
- a CDS encoding oxygenase MpaB family protein; this encodes MTKTDSAHPARPAATRRTDPVPPPPGGVLWTIAGDVRALLMLPAAFTMQVAHPAIAAGVDEYSVFRTDPWGRGERSLRSVQLWVYGGEEAAEEGRRVRRLHKDIQGTDTRGRRYHSLDPACYAWVHATGFPVYLYAGRYLLRRFTPAQERQLYQEWLQVGRILGLHDRDMPQSIEEYWTYWGRMLAEEIEPTAVARELISTEVRLPRPEAGSPAVRLLLRLTWPVLRAAFLRLRAFVTVGYMPPEARAAIGLEWSAAQERTLRRFSTAVRLLVPLLPERLRYLPIAYRARAAWHAGGR
- a CDS encoding AMP-dependent synthetase/ligase, which produces MTTNLRLPGRPEEITLPALLARNASEYGELPALSWRAGPGAAEWTTLTWREVRRQVAVLASGYTALGVERGEHVLMMMGNRPEHWLSDLALVHLGAVPVTVYGTSAPEQIAHIARHSRARIAVVEGARELLRWEPLLADPDVPLERLVVAEAAEAGGHSTYGSLYAGGARLHRTDAFEKAWQETRPEDPLTVVYTSGTTGDPKGVRLTHRNLMLQAIRLDRHVDLPEHAEHICYLPFAHIAERVLGIYLPLLRASHVRLCADPAAVSGAVRELHPVQFFGVPRVWEKLAASVRAVLAQLPEAQRGAIEAAGDLARARAGHRERGEEVPAALEASYAAAKEQVLDPLLRLAGMDRLVWTASATAPMPIDVVRFWAGWGITIMDAWGLTETSGVCTVNSPDGFRLGSVGRPIEGLELKLAEDGEILTRGATVFGGYLRPDGSVESAADTEGWFPTGDIGRVDEDGFLWLTDRKKELIITSNGKNVSPALVENTVKEHPLIGQALVHGDGRSYLVALLVLDPELAPVWATARGIEAATPSELAAHPAVREEIARAVAAANARLNRTEQIKRYRLLTEEWGPETGELTPSLKLRRRVVRAKYGALIDGLYEEPHEVR